The Amycolatopsis umgeniensis DNA segment GCCGCGTCACAGCCCGCACGATCGCGACGATCAGGAGGACCCCGGCGAGGATCACCAGCACCGGTGCCACCCGTTTGACCACGGACTCGCCCGCGTACTCCATCAGGTCGATGGGTTCGCCCTCCTCCACCGGTTTCACCGCTTTCAACGGCGGGCGCTGCGGGGTTTCGGGCTTCTCGGGTTCGGCCGTACCGAGCTTGCCGGACAGGCAGTCCGCGAACGAGTCGAGGATCTTGCCGCCGACTTCGGAGATCATCCCGCGTCCGAACTGCGCCGGTTTGCCGGTGACCGCCAGTTCCGTGGCGACGGCGCCGTGGGTGACGCCGTCCTTCTCGGTCAGGGTGAGCGTCACCGTCGCCGAGGCCGTGCCCGCCCCTCGGGCGTCCTTGCCGGACGCCTTGATCACCACTTTCCTCGCGTCGAGGTCTTTCTCGACGAAATGGCCGCCACCCTTGTAGAGCAGGGAGATCGGCCCGAGCTTGACCTTCACCGTGCCTTTGAAGGCGTCCCCGTCGACTTCGGTGACGGTGGCGCCCGGCATGCACGGCGCCACCCGTTCCGGGTCGACGACGGCCTTCCAGACCTCGTCGACCGGGGCGGGAACGGTGAATGCGTGGTCGAGCCGCACGGGCCGACCTCCCTTCTCTCAGGAGCCTGCCGCGGCGAGGACCGCCCGGCCGGTCAGCACCCTGGCGAGATGCCGCCGGTATTCGACGTCGGAGTTGCCGTCCGCCGTCGGGTCGGTGCCTTCGGCCGCGTGTTCGGCCGCGCCGCGGATCGCCTCGGCGGTGGCCGCGCAGCCGACCAGCGCCGCCTCGACCCCGGCCGCCCGCACCGGCGTCGAGCCCATGTTGGTGAGCGCGACACGTGCCTCCTCGATGGTGCCCGCCTCGGTGCGGACGCAGGCCGCGACCGCGACCATCGACCACGCCTGCGCGACCCGGTTGAACTTCTCGTAGTGGGCGTGCCAGCCGGTGTGCTTCGGCACGCGGACCTCGACCAGGATCTCGTCCGCGGCGAGCGCGGTGGTGAACATGTCCTGGAAGAAGTCCGCCGCGGCGACCGTCCGCCGCCCGTCCGGCCCGGCGACGACGAGCTCGCAGCCGAGTGCGAGGACGGGCGCCAGCAGGTCACCGGCGGGATCGGCGTGCGCGATGGCGCCGCCGAACGTGCCGCGATGGCGGATCTGCGGATCGGCCACCGTGTCGGTGGCGGCCTTGAGCAGTTCGGCGTGTTCGGCGACCAGCGCGTCCCGCTGGACGTCGTAGTGCGTCGTCATCGAACCGATGACCAGCGCGTCGCCCTCCTCGCGGACGCCACGCAGCTCGCCGACCTTCCCGAGGTCGATCAGCGTGGTCGGCGTGGCGAGCCGCATCCGCAGCACCGGAAGCAGGCTTTGCCCGCCTGCCAGCACTTTGGCGTCCTCGCCCGCTTCGGCGAGCGCGCTCACCGCTTCGTCCACTGTGGACGGGGCGACGTAGTCGAACGGAGCCGGGATCACTGGGCACCTCCGGTTGCGTCGATCGAACCGAGACCGCCTCCGGCTTCGGAGCCCAGCCCGCCCTCGGCGGCCGTCTGGTGCTGGATGGCGTGCCAGACCCGCATCGGGGTCAACGGCATTTCGATGTCGTCCACCCCGAAGTGCCGGACGGCGTCGATCACGGCGTTGACCACCGCCGGTGTCGAGGCGATCGTGCCCGCCTCGCCGACTCCCTTGGCGCCCAACGGGTTCGTCGTCGACGGTGTTTCGGTGCGGTCGGTGGTGAAACTGGGCAGATCCGCCGCCGACGGGAGCAGGTAGTCGGCGAAGGTCCCGGTGGTCAGCGTCCCTCCTTCGTCGTGGACGGCCTCCTCGAACAGCGCCTGCGCGATGCCCTGCGCGAGTCCGCCGTGCACCTGGCCTTCGACGATCAGCGGATTGACGGCCACGCCGACGTCGTCGACGCAGACGTAGGAGCGCAACCGCACGCGTCCGGTCTCGGTGTCGACCTCGGCCGCGCACAGATGCGTGCCGTGCGGAAAGGAGAAGTTCTCCGGATCGAACGTGTCCGCCGAATCCAGCGAGGGTTCGACGCCGTCCGGCAGATTGTGCGCCGAGAACACGGCCCACGCGATGTCCTGGATGGACGTCGCGGAATCCGTGCCCTTGACGGAGAACTTGCCCGCCTCGAATTCGAGGTCGTCCTCGGCGCATTCCATCAGATGCGCCGCGATCGGTTTGGCCTTGGCGAGCACCTTGTCCGCCGCCTTGACCACCGCGATCCCGCCGACCACCAGCGACCGCGAGCCGTAGGTGTCCATCCCCTTGTGCGAGGACTGGGTGTCGCCGTGGATGACCTCGATGTCCTCGAACGGGACGCCGAGTTTGTCGGCGACGATCTGGCTCCAGGCCGTCTCATGGCCCTGGCCGTGCGCGGAGGCGCCGGTGATCACCTCGATCTTGCCGGTGGGCAGCACCCGGATCTCCGCGTGCTCCCAGCCGCCCGCCGCGTAGTCGAGCGAGCCGAGCACCCGCGACGGCGCGAGGCCGCACATCTCGGTGAACGTCGAGATGCCGATGCCGAGCTGGACGGAGTCGCCGGATTCCCGCCGCTCCTTCTGTTCCCGGCGGAGACCGTCGTAATCGAAGAGTTCCTTGGCCTTCGCGGTGGCGGCCTCGTAGTTGCCCGAGTCGTAGGTCAGCCCGGCCACCGTGGTGAACGGGAACTCCTCGTGCTTGATCCAGTTCTTCTCGCGGAGCTCCATCGGGTCCATGCCCAGTTCGACGGCGAGTTCGTCCATGATCCGCTCGATCCCGAACGTGGCCTCCGGCCGCCCGGCGCCGCGATACGCGTCGGTGAGCGTGGTGTTGGTGAACACGTTGGTGCAGGCGAAGTGGTACGCCGGGAACTTGTAGATGGCGTTGAACATGAAGGCGCCGAGGATCGGCACACCGGGGCCGACGAGGCCGAGGTACGCGCCCATGTCGGCGAGCAGTTCGACCTTGAGGCCGGTCACCGTTCCGTCGCGGTTCGCGGTGATGGTGAGATCCTGGATCTGGTCGCGGCCGTGATGCGCGGCGACCATCGTCTCCGAACGGGACTCGGTCCATTTGACCGGTTTGCCGAGCCGTTGCGCGATCAGCGTCGACATCATCTCTTCGGGCAGCACGGCGATCTTGCCGCCGAACCCGCCGCCGACGTCCGGCGCGATCACCCGCACCTTGTGCTCGGGCAGGCCGAGCGTGGCCGCGGTCATCGTCTTGAGGATGTGCGGGACCTGGGTGGCCGACCACATGACCAGCTGACTGCCCGTCGGATCGACGACGCACGCCCGCGGCTCCATGAACGCCGGCACCAGGCGCTGCTGACGGAAGCGCCGCTTGAGCACGACCTCGGAGTTCGCGATCGCGTCCTCGACGTCGGATCCCGTTCCCGCGCCCGCGGAATCGAAGACCCACACCGCGTTCTGGTTGGTGCCGAGCTCCTCGTGCACCAACGGCGCGCCCTCGGCGAGCGCGTTCTCGAGCCCGAGGACCACCGGCAGCTCGTCGTAGTCGACGTCGATCGCTTCGAGCGCGTCCTGCGCTTCGGCCGCCGTCCTGGCGACGACCACCGCGACCCCTTCACCGGCGAAGTTCACCGTGTCCGAAGCGAGGATGGGCCGCCTTGGGGACTTCATGTCCGGCGTGATCGGCCACGCGCACGGCATGCCGATGGCACTCTCGGGGTCGAGGTCCTTCCCGGTGTAGACCGCGACGACGCCCGGTGCCGACTTGGCCTCGGTGACGTCGATCGAGACGATCTTGGCGTGCGCGAACGGGCTGCGGAGCACCGCGAGGTGCAGCATGCCGGGCAGGGTCAGGTTGTCGGTCCAGCGCGTCCTGCCGGTGATGAGGCGCTCGTCCTCCTTGCGGCGACGCGACTTGCCGACCTCCGGTTCGATCGTGGAGGTCATCACTCACCACCGGCGCCGACGCGGGAGGCGGTGTCCGAGGCGAGCCGCTCGGCTTCGGGACCCGCACCGGGCCGCATCTGATGGGCGGCGTCGCGCACCGCGCGGACGATGTTCTGGTAACCCGTGCAGCGGCACAGGTTGCCTTCGAGTCCTTCTCGGACGGCCTTCTCGTCCGGATCGGGATTGTCGGCGAGCAGGTCGATCGACTGCATGATCATGCCGGGCGTGCAGAAACCGCACTGGAGCGCGTGATTCTCGTGGAAGGCCTTCTGCACCGGATGCAGTTCGCCGTCGCGGGCGAGCCCCTCGATCGTGGTGACCTCGCAGCCGTCGGCCTGGACCGCGAGGACCGAACAGGATTTCA contains these protein-coding regions:
- a CDS encoding SRPBCC domain-containing protein; translated protein: MRLDHAFTVPAPVDEVWKAVVDPERVAPCMPGATVTEVDGDAFKGTVKVKLGPISLLYKGGGHFVEKDLDARKVVIKASGKDARGAGTASATVTLTLTEKDGVTHGAVATELAVTGKPAQFGRGMISEVGGKILDSFADCLSGKLGTAEPEKPETPQRPPLKAVKPVEEGEPIDLMEYAGESVVKRVAPVLVILAGVLLIVAIVRAVTRRTP
- a CDS encoding FAD binding domain-containing protein, yielding MIPAPFDYVAPSTVDEAVSALAEAGEDAKVLAGGQSLLPVLRMRLATPTTLIDLGKVGELRGVREEGDALVIGSMTTHYDVQRDALVAEHAELLKAATDTVADPQIRHRGTFGGAIAHADPAGDLLAPVLALGCELVVAGPDGRRTVAAADFFQDMFTTALAADEILVEVRVPKHTGWHAHYEKFNRVAQAWSMVAVAACVRTEAGTIEEARVALTNMGSTPVRAAGVEAALVGCAATAEAIRGAAEHAAEGTDPTADGNSDVEYRRHLARVLTGRAVLAAAGS
- a CDS encoding xanthine dehydrogenase family protein molybdopterin-binding subunit; this encodes MTSTIEPEVGKSRRRKEDERLITGRTRWTDNLTLPGMLHLAVLRSPFAHAKIVSIDVTEAKSAPGVVAVYTGKDLDPESAIGMPCAWPITPDMKSPRRPILASDTVNFAGEGVAVVVARTAAEAQDALEAIDVDYDELPVVLGLENALAEGAPLVHEELGTNQNAVWVFDSAGAGTGSDVEDAIANSEVVLKRRFRQQRLVPAFMEPRACVVDPTGSQLVMWSATQVPHILKTMTAATLGLPEHKVRVIAPDVGGGFGGKIAVLPEEMMSTLIAQRLGKPVKWTESRSETMVAAHHGRDQIQDLTITANRDGTVTGLKVELLADMGAYLGLVGPGVPILGAFMFNAIYKFPAYHFACTNVFTNTTLTDAYRGAGRPEATFGIERIMDELAVELGMDPMELREKNWIKHEEFPFTTVAGLTYDSGNYEAATAKAKELFDYDGLRREQKERRESGDSVQLGIGISTFTEMCGLAPSRVLGSLDYAAGGWEHAEIRVLPTGKIEVITGASAHGQGHETAWSQIVADKLGVPFEDIEVIHGDTQSSHKGMDTYGSRSLVVGGIAVVKAADKVLAKAKPIAAHLMECAEDDLEFEAGKFSVKGTDSATSIQDIAWAVFSAHNLPDGVEPSLDSADTFDPENFSFPHGTHLCAAEVDTETGRVRLRSYVCVDDVGVAVNPLIVEGQVHGGLAQGIAQALFEEAVHDEGGTLTTGTFADYLLPSAADLPSFTTDRTETPSTTNPLGAKGVGEAGTIASTPAVVNAVIDAVRHFGVDDIEMPLTPMRVWHAIQHQTAAEGGLGSEAGGGLGSIDATGGAQ
- a CDS encoding (2Fe-2S)-binding protein, with amino-acid sequence MRITVTVDGTSYTDDVEPRTLLVHHLRERVGKVGTVVGCDTSNCGACTVHLDGHSVKSCSVLAVQADGCEVTTIEGLARDGELHPVQKAFHENHALQCGFCTPGMIMQSIDLLADNPDPDEKAVREGLEGNLCRCTGYQNIVRAVRDAAHQMRPGAGPEAERLASDTASRVGAGGE